Proteins encoded by one window of Yersinia massiliensis:
- a CDS encoding type I secretion system permease/ATPase, giving the protein MARVASRYGKPADTKFLTQQMRWFEQLSGLRQLERLSGLLGLQSSVVPLKKVRWRNALLPVLVAMDSGSVAVLERINDQGLVHYWLSDGGDVVREASLQTLLDNSQGQVVMVGIADRGRDQRIDEFVKPYRQHWFWQNFRGAGRKIAEISLASVLGNVLALGGILFSMQVYDRVIPAQSLTTLWVLFFGVLLAAFMEYIIRLTRTQISDLMGKKIDLNVSSMLFVRAMAIKNEARPKSTGSFISQLREIDQVRELLTSTTVGAAADMPFVLLFLAIMAFIGGPLVVIPMLAIPLIVIPGLLIQIPMAKLAKEGMREGALRNAILVETIEGIEDIKALQAEPYFQRQWEQTHEVSAAVGMKQRLWGARLTGWASTVSQLTYAGMLVFGTYLVLGGEITTGTLVASSLLSSRTIAPLMQLTMVFSRWQHAKSAMTGLNELLKKPLDRPEEGEMAHCPILNGHYQLRNLQYTYDEEKGQNVITIGSLEIKPGEKVAILGKVGAGKSTLLKLLAGQASATQGKVIIDGVDIKQVEPADLRRQLGFLSQDSRLFFGSLRQNLMLGHPHATEQEMLQALRISGAITLVQQDAASLDRIINEGGQGLSGGQRQMVLLSRMILRNPQVVLMDEPTASMDDQLENYVINQMHTWLEGRMLVLVTHRPALLKLVDRIIVMDNGRVVADGPRDHILNTVANKSQQGAA; this is encoded by the coding sequence ATGGCAAGGGTGGCTAGCCGTTATGGCAAACCCGCAGATACCAAGTTTCTCACTCAGCAAATGCGTTGGTTCGAGCAACTTAGCGGCTTACGTCAATTGGAACGCCTTAGTGGTTTGCTCGGTTTGCAGAGCAGCGTGGTCCCCTTGAAGAAAGTGCGCTGGCGCAATGCGCTACTGCCTGTATTGGTGGCAATGGATTCCGGCAGCGTGGCGGTACTCGAACGCATCAACGACCAAGGTTTGGTCCACTATTGGCTCAGTGATGGCGGTGATGTGGTGCGCGAAGCGAGCTTGCAAACTTTGCTAGACAATAGCCAAGGGCAGGTTGTGATGGTGGGCATCGCTGATCGTGGCCGAGATCAGCGAATCGACGAATTCGTGAAGCCTTACCGTCAGCATTGGTTTTGGCAAAACTTTCGTGGCGCAGGGCGAAAAATTGCTGAAATCTCACTCGCCTCGGTATTGGGGAACGTACTGGCTTTAGGCGGCATACTCTTCTCCATGCAGGTCTATGACAGGGTGATTCCGGCGCAGTCCTTGACCACGTTGTGGGTGCTGTTCTTCGGCGTGCTATTGGCTGCATTTATGGAATATATCATTCGACTGACCCGCACTCAGATCTCTGATCTGATGGGAAAAAAAATCGACCTGAATGTGTCATCGATGCTGTTTGTTCGCGCGATGGCGATCAAAAACGAGGCGCGGCCCAAGTCCACTGGTTCGTTTATCTCCCAGCTACGTGAAATCGATCAAGTGCGCGAACTGCTGACCTCGACCACCGTCGGGGCGGCGGCTGATATGCCGTTCGTCTTGCTGTTTCTAGCGATTATGGCGTTTATCGGCGGCCCGTTGGTAGTTATCCCAATGCTGGCTATCCCGCTGATCGTGATCCCCGGTTTATTGATTCAAATCCCGATGGCGAAATTGGCGAAAGAGGGGATGCGTGAGGGGGCACTGCGTAATGCGATATTGGTCGAAACCATTGAGGGCATCGAAGATATCAAAGCGCTACAGGCTGAACCCTACTTCCAGCGCCAGTGGGAACAAACGCATGAGGTTAGCGCCGCCGTTGGCATGAAGCAACGGTTATGGGGCGCGCGCCTTACGGGCTGGGCCTCGACTGTTTCACAACTAACCTATGCCGGTATGCTGGTTTTCGGCACCTATTTGGTGCTGGGCGGGGAGATTACCACCGGTACGCTGGTCGCCAGCAGCTTGCTTTCCTCGCGAACTATCGCCCCATTAATGCAGCTGACCATGGTTTTCTCACGTTGGCAGCATGCCAAAAGCGCCATGACGGGCTTGAATGAATTGCTCAAGAAACCCTTGGACAGACCCGAAGAGGGGGAAATGGCGCACTGCCCCATCCTGAATGGCCACTATCAGCTGCGCAATCTGCAATACACCTATGATGAAGAAAAGGGGCAAAACGTCATCACCATTGGTTCACTGGAGATAAAACCCGGCGAAAAAGTGGCGATCCTCGGCAAAGTCGGGGCCGGTAAATCGACCTTACTCAAACTGTTGGCCGGTCAGGCTAGCGCCACACAAGGCAAAGTCATTATTGATGGCGTGGACATCAAACAGGTTGAACCGGCGGATTTACGCCGTCAACTGGGCTTCTTATCGCAAGACTCTCGCTTATTTTTTGGCTCTCTGCGGCAAAACCTGATGCTGGGCCACCCTCATGCCACCGAGCAGGAGATGCTACAGGCTTTGCGCATTAGCGGCGCAATAACCCTAGTGCAACAAGATGCGGCCAGCCTTGATCGCATTATTAATGAAGGGGGCCAAGGGCTGTCAGGTGGACAGCGGCAGATGGTCTTACTGAGCCGGATGATTTTACGCAATCCGCAAGTGGTGTTGATGGATGAACCGACCGCCTCCATGGATGATCAACTGGAAAACTATGTCATTAACCAGATGCATACTTGGCTAGAGGGCCGCATGTTGGTGCTGGTCACCCATCGGCCAGCCTTATTAAAACTCGTGGATCGCATCATTGTGATGGATAACGGCCGTGTGGTGGCTGATGGTCCACGGGATCACATCCTCAACACGGTCGCCAATAAATCTCAGCAAGGTGCTGCTTAA
- a CDS encoding HlyD family efflux transporter periplasmic adaptor subunit, translating into MSSLSLQQERAYQERRMSLIVWLTLAGMIVMFVWAYFAILDEVTVGTGKVTPSSRAQLIESLDGGIINELLVHEGAIINKGQILARLDPTRFQSNYGEAAARVRTLRASSERLRAELTGAALVFGSDTLKEPELVARETQFYLSRRQNLNETVSNLQQSLKLVQQELRMTEPLVAKGAASQVEVIRLQRQVSDLRGKIDEARNQYAVRAREEQLKNNADLDAQLQVVSGKQDQLTRTTLISPVRGIVKDIQVSTVGGVLQPGGKLMEIVPIEEQLLIETRINPRDIAYIRPGLPATVKITAYDSSIYGNLNGVVETVSPDTLQDEVKRDQFYYRVYVRTDRAELKNKAGKLFPILPGMVASVEIKTGQKTVLDYLIKPLNKVKESLRER; encoded by the coding sequence ATGAGTAGTCTTAGCCTGCAACAAGAGCGGGCGTATCAAGAACGACGCATGTCACTGATTGTCTGGCTAACACTGGCGGGGATGATCGTGATGTTTGTTTGGGCATACTTCGCCATTTTGGATGAGGTCACGGTCGGAACGGGGAAAGTCACGCCCTCAAGCCGCGCGCAACTGATAGAAAGCCTTGATGGCGGGATCATCAACGAATTGTTAGTCCACGAAGGGGCCATCATCAATAAAGGACAAATATTGGCCCGCCTTGACCCGACACGTTTTCAATCTAATTACGGTGAAGCTGCCGCTCGAGTTCGTACCTTGCGGGCCTCTTCCGAGCGTTTGCGTGCTGAGTTAACCGGTGCAGCCTTAGTTTTCGGCAGTGATACCCTCAAGGAGCCCGAGTTGGTGGCGCGCGAGACACAATTTTATCTCTCCCGACGACAAAACCTCAATGAAACCGTCAGCAACTTGCAGCAATCCCTAAAACTGGTGCAGCAGGAGTTACGTATGACTGAGCCGCTGGTGGCGAAAGGCGCTGCCAGTCAGGTAGAAGTGATTCGTCTGCAACGTCAAGTCAGCGACTTGCGCGGTAAAATCGATGAAGCGCGTAACCAGTATGCCGTCAGGGCCAGAGAAGAACAGTTGAAAAACAATGCGGATTTGGACGCGCAGTTACAGGTGGTCTCTGGCAAGCAAGACCAGTTGACCCGTACGACATTGATTTCCCCCGTGCGTGGCATCGTCAAAGATATACAGGTCTCCACTGTAGGCGGGGTGCTACAACCCGGTGGTAAACTGATGGAAATCGTCCCCATCGAAGAGCAGTTGTTGATTGAGACACGGATTAACCCGCGTGATATTGCCTATATCCGGCCCGGTCTCCCCGCGACGGTCAAGATTACGGCCTATGATTCTTCCATCTACGGCAATTTGAATGGGGTGGTGGAGACGGTTTCGCCGGATACGCTGCAAGACGAGGTGAAACGTGACCAATTCTACTACCGCGTTTACGTTCGCACGGACAGGGCAGAGCTGAAAAATAAAGCCGGTAAATTATTCCCCATATTGCCGGGCATGGTCGCGAGTGTGGAAATTAAAACCGGCCAAAAGACGGTGTTAGACTACCTGATAAAACCACTTAATAAAGTGAAAGAGTCATTGCGGGAGCGCTAA
- a CDS encoding TolC family outer membrane protein translates to MIGLLPAGATESPPVTVFNWQSAPSEEQLAELSLREAILRAFARNPQIAQAAAQIRVGQGDLDVAESGWYPQIALQGTAGKSHQTDSAGSLNSNASAGVQLSQLLYDFGKTGGSINEQQYLSDAYRYDLFNVMTAVGLSTVQSYLQVKRYQALILAARDNIGSLERVKETAQLRADAGLSSQSDVLQAETRIAGMVATLEQYRAQERSAKAQLTVLTGVVSDNLPDLPQDLLKQKITLNAIPYDASSAVRSAEAKQQAARERVRQSQAQHWPTVKLQAGRTRYENDTRSYWDDQVQLAVEAPVYQGGAVSAKVRAAEGARSAAQAEVEKAKLDVNQKAATAYADMIGAVQRQQAGELQLDSARHTRSVYQDEYKLSKRSLNDLLSVEQDVLQADSMRLMALYDGWDATARYASAVDNLVDMLGIDRVAQSGERLPTL, encoded by the coding sequence ATGATCGGGCTGTTACCGGCTGGGGCCACTGAATCCCCGCCGGTGACGGTATTTAATTGGCAATCAGCACCCAGTGAAGAGCAGTTAGCGGAGCTGAGTCTGCGCGAGGCGATTTTACGAGCGTTTGCCCGTAATCCCCAAATTGCACAAGCCGCTGCACAAATCAGAGTGGGGCAAGGTGATTTGGATGTCGCTGAAAGTGGCTGGTATCCACAAATTGCGTTACAGGGGACGGCAGGGAAATCCCATCAAACCGATTCGGCCGGTAGCCTGAATAGCAATGCATCGGCGGGGGTTCAACTGAGTCAGTTGCTGTATGACTTTGGTAAAACCGGCGGCAGCATTAATGAGCAGCAGTATTTGTCCGATGCCTACCGTTATGATCTGTTTAACGTCATGACGGCGGTAGGGTTAAGCACGGTGCAATCGTATTTGCAGGTGAAGCGCTATCAGGCGTTAATTCTGGCGGCACGGGATAATATTGGCTCGCTGGAAAGAGTGAAGGAAACCGCACAGCTCCGAGCGGATGCGGGCCTCAGCTCTCAATCCGATGTGCTACAAGCGGAAACCCGTATTGCTGGCATGGTGGCGACATTGGAGCAATATCGCGCCCAAGAACGTTCGGCAAAGGCCCAGTTGACGGTATTAACGGGCGTGGTCTCCGATAATTTGCCGGATTTACCCCAAGATTTGCTGAAGCAAAAAATCACTCTCAATGCCATCCCCTATGATGCCAGCAGTGCTGTGCGCAGTGCAGAGGCTAAACAGCAGGCAGCAAGAGAGCGAGTGCGGCAAAGCCAAGCGCAGCACTGGCCAACGGTCAAACTTCAGGCAGGCAGAACACGCTATGAAAATGATACCCGATCTTACTGGGACGACCAGGTTCAACTGGCGGTTGAAGCACCGGTTTATCAGGGGGGCGCGGTGAGCGCCAAGGTGCGTGCTGCGGAAGGTGCGCGTTCGGCGGCGCAAGCCGAAGTTGAAAAAGCCAAGCTGGATGTCAATCAAAAAGCGGCAACTGCCTACGCCGACATGATTGGTGCGGTGCAACGCCAGCAGGCAGGGGAGTTGCAATTGGACAGCGCCCGCCATACCCGCAGTGTGTATCAGGATGAATATAAGCTCAGCAAACGCAGCCTGAATGACCTATTGAGTGTCGAGCAGGATGTGTTGCAGGCCGATTCCATGCGACTCATGGCTCTTTACGACGGTTGGGATGCGACAGCGCGTTATGCCTCTGCCGTCGATAATCTGGTGGATATGTTGGGAATTGATCGTGTCGCCCAGAGCGGTGAAAGGTTACCCACGCTCTGA
- a CDS encoding porin OmpC, whose translation MKLRVLSLLVPALLVAGSAGAAEIYNKDGNKLDLYGKVDGLHYFSDDKSKDGDQSYMRFGLKGETQISDQLTGYGQWEYQANLNKAEDQDQGNFTRVGFAGLKFADYGSFDYGRNYGVLYDVNAWTDVLPEFGGDTYGADNFLSQRGNGMATYRNTNFFGLVDGLDFALQYQGKNGSGTETNNGRSVQGQNGDGYGMSLSYDLGWGVSASAAMASSKRTTEQNELAFGHGDRADAYSGGLKYDANNVYLAATYTQTYNLTRFGNFSNTSTDAAYGFANKAQNIELVAQYQFDFGLRPSLAYLQSKGKDLGNGYGDQDLVKYVDVGATYFFNKNMSTYVDYKINLLDENNFTKNAGINTDDIVAVGLVYQF comes from the coding sequence ATGAAACTTCGAGTTCTTTCCCTGCTCGTTCCGGCTTTATTAGTTGCAGGCAGTGCAGGCGCGGCTGAAATTTACAATAAAGACGGTAACAAACTGGATCTGTATGGCAAAGTTGATGGTCTACATTATTTCTCTGATGATAAGAGCAAAGATGGTGACCAATCCTACATGCGTTTTGGCCTGAAAGGTGAAACACAAATCAGTGACCAACTGACCGGTTATGGCCAGTGGGAATATCAAGCAAACCTGAATAAAGCAGAAGACCAAGATCAAGGTAACTTCACTCGTGTCGGCTTTGCTGGTTTGAAATTTGCTGATTATGGTTCATTCGATTACGGCCGTAACTACGGTGTGCTGTACGACGTGAATGCATGGACTGACGTCCTGCCAGAGTTTGGTGGTGATACCTACGGTGCAGACAACTTCTTGTCTCAACGTGGTAACGGTATGGCGACTTACCGTAACACTAACTTCTTCGGTCTGGTTGATGGCTTAGACTTTGCACTGCAATATCAAGGCAAAAACGGCAGCGGTACTGAAACCAACAATGGCCGTAGCGTGCAGGGTCAAAATGGTGACGGTTACGGTATGTCCCTGTCTTATGACTTGGGTTGGGGCGTGAGTGCATCGGCTGCGATGGCGAGCTCTAAACGTACTACTGAGCAAAATGAGCTGGCCTTTGGCCACGGCGATCGTGCTGATGCCTATTCTGGTGGTTTGAAATACGATGCTAACAACGTCTATCTGGCGGCAACTTATACTCAAACCTACAACCTGACTCGTTTTGGTAACTTCAGCAACACCAGTACTGATGCTGCTTACGGTTTCGCTAACAAAGCGCAAAACATTGAGTTAGTGGCACAGTATCAATTTGATTTCGGTCTGCGTCCATCCCTTGCTTACCTGCAATCTAAAGGCAAAGACTTGGGTAATGGCTACGGCGACCAAGATCTTGTTAAATACGTTGATGTCGGTGCAACTTACTTCTTCAACAAAAACATGTCCACCTACGTTGATTACAAAATCAACCTGCTGGATGAAAACAACTTCACCAAAAACGCGGGCATCAACACTGATGATATCGTCGCGGTTGGTTTGGTTTACCAGTTCTAA